Proteins from a genomic interval of Tachyglossus aculeatus isolate mTacAcu1 chromosome 8, mTacAcu1.pri, whole genome shotgun sequence:
- the LOC119931391 gene encoding ammonium transporter Rh type A-like — MPCLRSTSLQCRLPTLLALFQAALLVLFVLFVTYDEHTAPAAPTADPRDNPLYAIFPLFQDIQVMLLVGLGLLLAFLKHYGFSAIAYNFLLTNFSTQWALLVQGFLHHFHRGRIHLGMTDVLAAEFAAVTVLISVGAVLGRTSPIQQLLLALLEVPAYAACDWIITAHVRIVDVGGTITLHVFACYFGLGVSAALYRPGLRTGHPKQGSSYQSDLLSLAGTMFLWVFWPSFVAVLAQPGDAQHRAVLHTFLTLSASALTSFAMSSLLEKRGRLSMAHLQNATLAGGVAIGAVADLMITPAGAFLLGSVSSLVCVLGFQYLSPFLARRLRLQDQCGIHNLHGLPGIVGALAGIVAIASTPDEAYGHQLFPVFPPRAPPGWNGTLAGDLPLPARTASEQALFQAAGLGVVFGVSLLGGYLTGWVLRLPFLAQPPDDLCFDDEAYFKVPDGAGPAEWQPDADPGGCVPLKDCV, encoded by the coding sequence ATGCCCTGCCTCCGGTCCACCAGCCTACAGTGCCGCTTGCCCACCCTCCTCGCCCTCTTCCAGGCTGCGCTGCTGGTCCTCTTCGTCCTCTTCGTCACCTACGATGAGCACACGGCCCCGGCGGCCCCGACCGCGGACCCCCGTGACAATCCGCTCTATGCCATCTTCCCGTTGTTCCAGGACATCCAGGTGATGCTGCTGGTGGGGCTGGGACTCCTGCTGGCCTTCCTGAAGCACTATGGCTTCAGCGCCATCGCCTACAACTTCCTCTTGACCAACTTCTCCACCCAGTGGGCCCTGCTGGTCCAGGGCTTCCTGCACCACTTCCACCGGGGCCGGATCCACCTGGGCATGACCGACGTGCTCGCGGCCGAGTTTGCCGCCGTCACGGTGCTCATCTCAGTGGGGGCCGTGCTGGGCCGGACCAGTCCCATCCAGCAGCTCCTGCTGGCCTTGCTGGAGGTCCCGGCCTACGCGGCCTGTGACTGGATCATCACGGCTCACGTGAGGATCGTGGATGTGGGCGGGACCATCACCCTCCACGTGTTCGCCTGCTACTTCGGGCTGGGGGTCTCGGCGGCCCTGTACCGGCCGGGGCTGCGGACCGGCCACCCCAAGCAGGGCTCCTCGTACCAGTCCGACCTCCTGTCGCTGGCCGGCACCATGTTCCTCTGGGTCTTCTGGCCCAGCTTCGTGGCGGTGCTGGCTCAGCCGGGGGACGCCCAGCACCGGGCCGTGCTGCACACCTTTCTGACGCTCAGCGCCAGCGCCCTGACCTCATTCGCCATGTCCAGCCTGCTGGAGAAGCGGGGCCGGCTCAGCATGGCCCACCTGCAGAATGCCACGCTGGCCGGTGGGGTGGCCATCGGGGCCGTGGCTGACCTCATGATCACTCCGGCCGGAGCCTTCCTGCTGGGCAGCGTCTCCTCCCTGGTCTGTGTCTTGGGCTTCCAGTACCTGAGTCCCTTCCTGGCCCGGAGGCTGCGGCTGCAGGACCAGTGCGGCATTCACAACCTGCACGGGCTGCCCGGGATCGTAGGGGCCCTGGCGGGCATCGTGGCCATCGCCAGCACGCCTGACGAGGCCTACGGGCACCAGCTGTTCCCGGTgttccctccccgggccccgccggGCTGGAACGGCACCCTGGCTGGGGACCTGCCGCTCCCGGCCCGGACCGCTTCCGAACAAGCCCTGTTCCAGGCCGCGGGACTCGGGGTGGTCTTCGGGGTGTCCCTCCTGGGGGGATACCTCACCGGCTGGGTGTTGAGGCTGCCCTTCCTGGCTCAGCCCCCGGACGACCTCTGCTTCGACGACGAGGCGTACTTCAAGGTCCCCGATGGGGCCGGGCCAGCTGAGTGGCAACCAGACGCTGACCCCGGGGGCTGTGTGCCCCTGAAGGACTGTGTCTGA